One genomic segment of Ipomoea triloba cultivar NCNSP0323 chromosome 9, ASM357664v1 includes these proteins:
- the LOC116030910 gene encoding uncharacterized protein LOC116030910, which translates to MEFGMFDNSECSSGCESGWTVYLENSIMAPYSSYNNGNKFFRGKARVNGEEEEEDLSMVSDASSGPPQVVAEEDYGNDSHGWCFHAPTGAVGSALPKKSNVKKQRKKEKKENRLQNLKEKASMLDDTASSPIFNCTNNNFTINNQTSLESVVPDFSQGYSTTQFQGQSAYQEFFQSSLLPANQFQQNQWIEGRRWG; encoded by the exons ATGGAGTTTGGCATGTTTGATAATTCAGAGTGTAGCAGTGGGTGTGAGTCTGGGTGGACTGTGTATTTGGAGAATTCCATTATGGCTCCATACAGTTCTTATAACAATGGCAACAAATTTTTTCGAGGGAAAGCTCGAGTAAACggggaagaagaggaggaggacTTATCTATGGTTTCTGATGCATCTTCTGGACCTCCACAAGTCGTGGCCGAAGAAGACTACGGCAATGACAGCCACGGGTGGTGTTTCCACGCCCCAACGGGGGCCGTTGGCTCTGCATTGCCCAAGAAAAGCAATGTGAagaaacagagaaagaaagaaaagaaagaaaataggcTTCAGAACCTCAAGGAAAAGGCTTCAATGCTTGATGATACAGCTAGCTCTCCCATCTTCAACTGCACTAAT AACAATTTCACCATCAACAACCAGACCTCACTAGAGAGTGTAGTACCGGATTTTTCGCAGGGCTACTCCACAACTCAATTTCAG GGGCAATCTGCATATCAGGAATTCTTCCAGTCATCTCTACTTCCTGCAAATCAGTTCCAACAGAATCA GTGGATTGAAGGGAGGAGGTGGGGATGA
- the LOC116029033 gene encoding receptor-like protein 9DC3, translated as MGNLTLSSSTMHTLDSWLCNLNSLEYLHLSQNNLRGPLPQCLWNISNNLEFVDLSRNQFEGTIPTHFAKGNHWLHYINLKGNHLEGSLPRGLVNCSFLTVLDVGNNKLVDSFPHWLDVLPYLGVLILRSNQFYGIIRTSKTRSPFQKLHIFDISHNEFSGALPRYYFENFEEIRNASVATDVIMFPYYDYIDLVLKWREFPVVNFSIFTLIDLSHNHFHGEIPKALGSLHYIRFLNLSHNQLAGSIPLSLGNLSILEVLDLSSNQLVGKIPEQLAKSLTFLAVLNLSYNHLVGPIPHGPQFNTFNNDSYLGNTALCGFPLTLQCQGSGPPPPQAVPASPSGGEDSENFGWRSVVVGYCCGMPFGFVVGYLAFLYGRPRWFVRFVLGDKK; from the coding sequence ATGGGAAATCTAACGCTGAGTTCTAGCACAATGCATACACTAGACTCATGGTTATGCAATTTGAACTCCCTAGAATATCTACATCTATCTCAGAACAATTTGCGAGGTCCATTACCTCAGTGTTTATGGAACATCAGTAACAATCTTGAGTTTGTGGATTTATCAAGAAATCAATTTGAGGGAACTATTCCAACACATTTCGCAAAGGGAAACCACTGGTTACATTATATCAATCTGAAGGGCAATCACTTGGAAGGGTCACTACCTCGAGGCTTAGTAAATTGTAGCTTTCTTACGGTTCTAGATGTTGGAAACAACAAATTGGTTGATTCTTTCCCACATTGGTTAGATGTTCTACCTTATTTAGGTGTTCTTATCTTGAGATCTAATCAATTTTATGGCATAATAAGAACTTCCAAGACTAGAAGTCCATTCCAAAAGCTACATATATTTGATATCTCCCACAATGAGTTCTCAGGTGCTTTGCCAAGGTATTACTTCGAGAATTTTGAAGAGATACGGAACGCAAGTGTTGCTACGGATGTAATAATGTTTCCCTATTACGATTATATAGACCTTGTGTTGAAATGGAGGGAGTTTCCAGTGGTGAACTTTAGCATCTTCACATTGATTGATTTATCACATAATCACTTTCATGGGGAGATTCCAAAAGCTTTAGGTAGTCTACACTACATTAGGTTTTTGAATTTATCCCATAACCAATTGGCGGGCTCTATTCCATTATCATTAGGAAATTTATCTATTCTTGAGGTACTTGATCTGTCATCAAACCAGCTAGTGGGTAAAATTCCTGAACAGCTTGCCAAATCATTGACATTTCTAGCTGTACTAAACCTTTCCTACAATCATCTTGTTGGTCCTATACCACATGGTCCGCAGTTTAACACTTTCAACAACGACTCCTATTTGGGAAATACAGCACTGTGTGGATTCCCACTGACGTTACAATGCCAAGGCAGCgggccaccaccaccacaagcaGTACCAGCGTCACCATCAGGTGGAGAGGATTCAGAAAATTTTGGGTGGCGAAGTGTTGTTgtaggatattgctgtggcatgCCATTTGGTTTTGTGGTAGGGTATCTTGCATTCTTATATGGAAGACCAAGATGGTTTGTAAGGTTTGTGCTTGGAGATAAGAAGTGA